One part of the Planctomycetota bacterium genome encodes these proteins:
- a CDS encoding prepilin-type N-terminal cleavage/methylation domain-containing protein produces MRPRRIEWVMLAAQTPATSHRGCVAVPRRPWQHGLTIVELLTVISILTIITSLASPMILQAKHAALARSCASNLRQVHLGVELVRNANYGKLPTCVELDTADNPLKLQNYPLKEDRWWYRKVSAALYPRFGATVMDPLQGAAVPHERYALRCPGSPDPYDQTRVRGAFWKVQGTDKDRVFDNCYGYNNFGFAYNVGDTAKENKCAIGSPAPIDWSCPGNSSYYRDLAISWGVIVGRPRHLYDPSKDSGGMKYCNCDTGLVPRKTWPCAYTRLGEFALVPEAARTMLLMDYVKADVAPNLLNDGLKGPRFRHGGRGNVVFVDGHIGLYSARDFMSEWSEPDHASWGTANAPDAVTRRGRIHWAVLRP; encoded by the coding sequence ATGAGGCCGCGACGCATCGAGTGGGTGATGTTAGCCGCTCAGACCCCGGCGACGAGTCACAGAGGCTGCGTTGCCGTCCCCAGACGCCCCTGGCAGCACGGGCTGACGATCGTTGAACTCCTCACGGTGATTTCCATCCTCACCATCATCACCTCGCTGGCGAGCCCCATGATCCTCCAGGCGAAGCATGCGGCCCTGGCTCGCTCGTGCGCGAGCAATCTCCGACAGGTCCACCTGGGCGTCGAACTGGTCAGGAACGCCAACTACGGCAAGCTGCCCACCTGCGTGGAACTCGACACGGCCGACAACCCTCTGAAGCTCCAGAACTACCCCCTAAAGGAGGACCGCTGGTGGTACAGAAAGGTATCAGCCGCGCTCTATCCCCGATTCGGTGCCACAGTGATGGACCCGCTCCAGGGGGCCGCGGTGCCCCACGAGCGGTACGCCCTGCGTTGCCCGGGTTCGCCCGACCCCTATGACCAGACGCGGGTGAGGGGCGCCTTCTGGAAGGTCCAAGGCACCGACAAGGATCGCGTATTCGATAACTGCTATGGCTACAATAACTTCGGGTTTGCCTACAATGTCGGAGACACGGCGAAGGAGAACAAGTGTGCCATCGGCAGCCCGGCTCCCATTGACTGGAGCTGTCCGGGCAACAGCAGCTACTACCGCGACCTCGCAATCTCCTGGGGGGTCATCGTCGGCCGGCCGAGGCACCTCTATGACCCCAGCAAGGACTCCGGCGGAATGAAGTACTGCAACTGCGACACGGGCTTAGTTCCTCGGAAGACCTGGCCCTGCGCCTATACGCGCCTGGGTGAATTCGCGCTGGTTCCTGAGGCCGCCCGTACGATGTTGCTCATGGACTACGTGAAGGCGGATGTGGCGCCCAATCTCCTCAACGACGGCCTGAAGGGCCCCCGCTTCCGCCATGGCGGGCGTGGGAACGTCGTGTTCGTGGATGGGCATATTGGACTGTACTCGGCCCGTGATTTCATGAGCGAATGGTCGGAGCCCGACCACGCGTCGTGGGGCACGGCCAACGCGCCAGACGCTGTAACACGGCGCGGTCGGATTCACTGGGCCGTCCTGAGACCCTGA
- a CDS encoding PEP-CTERM sorting domain-containing protein, translated as MLRLRMLVWIALLGVTASPTIQAALLYPESDTYGQSNNSGPYGSSTILALKYSEPGDTLYSRKTWIRYDLSDLVVADFTNPSLNLPMIESGLGTDATGNWTFHVYGLTDESLDSWSEASLLWNTAPANVTGSGTAVDPTKTVSLGTFTVSGKGYTGSSTTYTISGAALQSFLAADTNQRVTFIVTRDTQAPNATVNYAHALASREHGTVAPASLVLPSAVLGPPTYYAHEGFSYDTGDLNNRAGGLGWNSPWTATSANESVIAPALPLSYAQGYGLVEGGDRALAITGNTDPTLASRTLRRTWSANEVYISFLLRWAQGSVGQNDFVAIWLGNSNGPSIGVKGNEDTADPNRLDFFTRLSGSGTARYAGNITDDSTFFIIGRLVKGGSGNYETYELWVNPNFENDTIPDVIATGNAGFSSFTTVGLRSVNLDAGELVIVDELRLGTSWTDVFPQNMAIPEPATLGLLGLGVAALARRASARRRSRGC; from the coding sequence GTGCTTCGCCTGCGCATGCTCGTGTGGATCGCCCTCCTCGGTGTGACGGCATCGCCAACCATCCAGGCAGCGCTGCTCTATCCTGAGTCCGACACGTACGGCCAGAGCAACAACTCGGGCCCCTACGGCTCGAGCACGATTCTGGCCCTCAAGTACAGCGAGCCGGGCGACACGCTCTACAGCCGGAAGACGTGGATCCGCTATGACCTGTCGGACCTCGTGGTGGCGGACTTCACGAACCCGAGCCTCAACCTGCCCATGATCGAGTCGGGCCTCGGCACCGACGCGACGGGGAACTGGACGTTTCATGTCTACGGCCTGACCGATGAATCGCTCGACAGTTGGAGCGAGGCCAGTTTGCTGTGGAACACGGCGCCGGCCAACGTCACCGGCTCGGGCACCGCTGTGGACCCGACCAAGACCGTGAGCCTCGGCACCTTCACCGTCTCGGGCAAGGGCTACACCGGCTCGTCCACCACCTACACGATCTCGGGCGCCGCGCTCCAGAGCTTCCTGGCCGCGGACACCAACCAGCGGGTGACCTTCATCGTGACCCGCGACACGCAGGCGCCGAACGCCACCGTCAACTACGCCCACGCGCTCGCCTCGCGCGAGCACGGCACGGTGGCTCCGGCCAGCCTCGTGCTGCCCAGCGCCGTGCTCGGCCCGCCCACCTACTACGCGCACGAGGGCTTCAGCTACGACACCGGCGACCTGAACAACCGCGCGGGCGGCCTGGGCTGGAACAGCCCCTGGACCGCCACCAGCGCCAACGAGTCGGTGATCGCGCCCGCGCTGCCGCTCAGCTACGCGCAGGGCTACGGCCTCGTGGAGGGCGGCGACCGCGCCCTGGCCATCACCGGCAACACCGACCCCACCCTCGCCAGCCGCACCCTGCGCCGCACCTGGAGCGCCAACGAGGTCTACATCAGCTTCCTCCTGCGTTGGGCGCAGGGCTCGGTGGGCCAGAACGACTTCGTGGCGATCTGGCTGGGCAACAGCAACGGCCCCAGCATCGGCGTCAAGGGCAACGAGGACACGGCCGACCCGAATCGGCTCGATTTCTTCACCCGTCTCTCGGGCTCCGGCACGGCCCGCTACGCGGGGAACATCACCGACGACAGCACGTTTTTCATCATCGGCCGTCTCGTCAAGGGCGGCTCGGGCAACTACGAGACCTACGAGCTGTGGGTGAACCCTAACTTCGAGAACGACACGATCCCCGACGTCATCGCCACCGGGAACGCGGGGTTCTCGTCCTTCACCACCGTCGGCCTGCGCTCGGTCAATCTGGATGCGGGCGAGCTGGTGATCGTGGACGAGTTGCGCCTGGGAACCTCGTGGACCGATGTGTTCCCGCAGAACATGGCCATCCCCGAGCCCGCCACGCTGGGGCTGCTGGGGCTGGGCGTCGCCGCGCTCGCTCGACGGGCCTCGGCGCGGCGAAGGAGCCGAGGCTGCTGA
- a CDS encoding helix-turn-helix domain-containing protein, with translation MEFLRAAVVARALDVSAMTVRRMCARGDLRAIKVGSTWRISHYGEGGIHEYLARAADE, from the coding sequence GTGGAGTTCCTGCGGGCCGCGGTGGTGGCGCGGGCGCTGGACGTGTCGGCGATGACCGTTCGACGCATGTGCGCGCGGGGCGACTTGCGCGCCATCAAGGTGGGCAGCACGTGGCGCATCTCGCACTATGGCGAGGGCGGGATTCACGAGTACCTCGCGCGGGCGGCGGACGAGTAG
- the nagA gene encoding N-acetylglucosamine-6-phosphate deacetylase, with amino-acid sequence MLFRNCRVITPWEDRPNGWLRIHGEEIAALGHFQAPDTHEGETVVDLDGLILAPGFIDIHCHGAGGGKASDEAGIATMARFKARRGGVAFAPTLQSLEPEWLGMVDYFRTEPPHGALVLGAHVEGVYVNPVCIGGLNPDRARSRYQDGELDDVLDRFGDAIALMTLSPEIEGGTELIRALVTHDVVASVGHSCVTWEEFRTAVSAGLSHATHLFNATRYGYPPPERGLSRARLDEMVMLTDELTSELICDGVHVHPIMLRLALKAKGLSRLSLITDGTFTAGLPEGRYKRDDGEEVYARPDDVCRSVHDNRILGSNLTMDRAVRNAVRLMEIPLKDAVQMATINPARVVGVSARMGSLEVGKEANLVAFDERLSVRLTCVRGVVVFDPENRCPPCVHRRVVE; translated from the coding sequence GTGCTCTTCCGCAACTGCCGCGTGATCACGCCGTGGGAGGACCGGCCCAATGGCTGGCTGCGCATCCACGGCGAGGAGATTGCCGCCCTGGGCCATTTCCAGGCGCCCGACACCCACGAGGGCGAGACGGTGGTGGACCTCGATGGCCTGATCCTCGCCCCCGGGTTCATTGACATCCACTGCCACGGCGCGGGCGGCGGCAAGGCGTCGGACGAGGCGGGCATCGCCACGATGGCGCGGTTCAAGGCGCGCCGCGGCGGCGTGGCGTTCGCGCCCACCCTCCAGTCGCTCGAGCCCGAGTGGCTGGGCATGGTGGACTATTTCCGCACCGAGCCGCCCCACGGCGCGCTGGTGCTGGGCGCGCACGTGGAGGGCGTGTACGTGAACCCCGTGTGCATCGGGGGCCTGAACCCCGACCGCGCCCGCAGCCGCTACCAGGACGGCGAGCTGGACGACGTCCTCGACCGCTTCGGCGACGCGATTGCCCTGATGACGCTCTCGCCCGAGATCGAGGGCGGCACCGAGCTGATCCGCGCCCTGGTGACGCACGACGTGGTGGCCTCGGTGGGCCACTCGTGCGTCACGTGGGAGGAGTTCCGCACCGCCGTCAGCGCCGGCCTCTCCCACGCCACCCACCTGTTCAATGCCACGCGCTACGGCTATCCCCCGCCCGAGCGCGGCCTGAGCCGCGCACGCCTCGACGAGATGGTGATGCTCACCGACGAACTGACGAGCGAGCTGATCTGCGACGGGGTGCACGTGCACCCGATCATGCTCCGCCTGGCGCTCAAGGCCAAGGGCCTCAGCCGCCTCTCGCTCATCACCGACGGCACCTTCACCGCCGGCCTGCCCGAGGGGCGCTACAAGCGCGACGACGGCGAAGAGGTCTACGCCCGCCCTGACGACGTGTGCCGCAGCGTGCACGACAACCGCATCCTCGGCTCGAACCTCACGATGGACCGCGCGGTGCGCAACGCCGTGCGGCTCATGGAGATACCCCTGAAGGACGCGGTGCAGATGGCCACCATCAACCCCGCGCGAGTCGTCGGAGTGTCGGCGCGCATGGGCAGCCTCGAAGTGGGCAAGGAGGCCAATCTCGTGGCCTTCGACGAGCGCCTGAGTGTGCGCCTCACCTGCGTGCGCGGCGTCGTGGTCTTCGACCCCGAAAACCGCTGCCCGCCCTGCGTGCATCGGCGGGTGGTGGAGTAG
- a CDS encoding substrate-binding domain-containing protein, with product MRTIAIPVVLTLAFGSCGTQREAARPEGRSRVVRTAVIGGMVMTGLWPEIAKRFEAATGYQVEVVASGPRPLISEPFRAGKADLLTMHSGDITTDLVADGYGVNMRPWTRNDLVIVGPAADPAGIAGLADGAEACRRIARAQAPFVDFHGIGTREMSHKLWQKAGVEPKGPWVIPDETDGHLDALTFAQKRGAYIIVGRMPVLFGKLKAEGMKILVEADPDMRRPYVVMEANPARFPHTNSTGARALSDFLVSRETQEFLAEFGAAKHGRIPLFHPIAAAPH from the coding sequence ATGCGCACCATTGCGATTCCGGTTGTGCTGACGCTGGCCTTCGGCTCGTGTGGCACCCAGCGTGAGGCCGCGCGGCCTGAGGGCCGTTCGCGAGTCGTGCGCACAGCGGTGATCGGCGGCATGGTGATGACCGGGCTGTGGCCGGAGATCGCCAAGCGCTTCGAGGCGGCCACGGGCTACCAGGTCGAGGTCGTCGCCTCAGGGCCGCGTCCCCTCATCTCCGAGCCGTTCCGCGCCGGCAAGGCCGACCTGTTGACCATGCACTCCGGCGACATCACGACCGACCTCGTGGCCGACGGCTACGGGGTGAACATGCGGCCCTGGACGCGCAACGACCTGGTCATCGTGGGGCCGGCTGCCGACCCCGCGGGCATCGCCGGGCTGGCCGACGGCGCCGAAGCCTGCCGCCGCATCGCCCGGGCTCAGGCGCCGTTTGTGGACTTCCACGGCATCGGCACCCGCGAGATGTCCCACAAGCTCTGGCAGAAGGCGGGGGTCGAGCCCAAAGGCCCCTGGGTGATCCCCGACGAAACCGACGGCCATCTGGACGCGCTCACCTTCGCGCAGAAGCGCGGCGCCTACATCATCGTGGGCCGCATGCCGGTGCTCTTCGGCAAGCTCAAGGCCGAGGGCATGAAGATTCTGGTCGAGGCCGACCCCGACATGCGCCGCCCCTATGTGGTGATGGAGGCCAACCCCGCGCGCTTCCCCCACACCAACTCGACCGGGGCACGCGCGCTGTCGGACTTTCTGGTGTCGCGGGAGACGCAGGAGTTCCTGGCGGAGTTCGGCGCCGCGAAGCACGGCCGCATTCCACTCTTCCACCCCATTGCCGCCGCGCCTCATTGA
- a CDS encoding alginate export family protein, which produces MGLGRALPVLLVWSCVAQGAEAPSPEGGKPGAKAEPDFLDRLKTVKAGDIVFRFAAEERIRFERWNNEDLDDHKDDRDRRLFARTRLKMDTVFSDWLQTRVELVDGREWMSERDPRSQNDDLDLHQAYVELGGKPVMVRLGRQEIDLGSRRLVAAPTWNNILRSFDAVRATYTSDAVEVHAFCGSVVVGEDDHFNEHRHDERFSGLYATLKPVPDHKLDLYVFRLHTWNPGYYVTGEDKVKGEHKRYTYGARLHGNLAKRWTYEVEGAVQRGHYANDPIRAWAFYGTTTYTFDLPWQPAIQPVLVCASGDKDPTDGRHGTFDPLYASTHDMFGGIMDRVTWMNVRSAGVRLRAKPTAKLTVGVEAHRYWLAEEKDAWYTTGKKAARRDKAGKSGDDIGCEIGCCAKYAVNKRLEVEGGVARFFPGAFADRTGPSDTAEFCYLMTVLKF; this is translated from the coding sequence GTGGGGTTGGGTCGGGCATTGCCGGTCCTGCTCGTGTGGTCCTGTGTTGCCCAGGGCGCCGAGGCACCTTCCCCCGAGGGCGGGAAGCCGGGTGCGAAGGCCGAGCCGGACTTCCTCGACCGGCTGAAGACGGTGAAGGCAGGCGACATCGTGTTCCGGTTCGCCGCCGAGGAGCGCATCCGCTTCGAGCGCTGGAACAACGAGGACCTGGACGATCACAAGGACGACCGCGACCGCCGCCTGTTCGCCCGCACGCGCCTGAAGATGGACACGGTGTTCAGCGACTGGCTTCAGACGCGCGTGGAGCTGGTGGACGGGCGCGAATGGATGTCGGAGCGCGACCCTCGCAGCCAGAACGACGACCTCGATCTGCACCAGGCCTACGTGGAGCTGGGCGGCAAGCCAGTGATGGTGCGCCTGGGGCGGCAGGAGATTGACCTGGGCTCGCGGCGCCTCGTAGCCGCGCCCACCTGGAACAACATCCTCCGCTCGTTCGACGCCGTGCGCGCGACGTACACGAGCGACGCGGTGGAGGTCCACGCCTTCTGCGGCAGCGTGGTGGTGGGCGAGGACGACCACTTCAACGAGCACCGCCACGACGAGCGCTTCTCGGGCCTCTACGCCACCCTCAAACCCGTGCCCGACCACAAGCTCGACCTCTACGTCTTCCGCCTCCACACGTGGAACCCCGGCTACTATGTGACCGGCGAGGACAAGGTGAAGGGCGAGCACAAGCGGTACACCTACGGAGCCCGCCTCCACGGCAACCTCGCGAAGCGGTGGACCTATGAGGTCGAGGGCGCCGTCCAGCGCGGGCATTACGCGAATGACCCGATCCGCGCCTGGGCCTTCTACGGCACCACCACTTACACCTTCGACCTCCCGTGGCAGCCGGCCATCCAGCCCGTCCTGGTGTGCGCCTCGGGCGACAAGGACCCCACCGACGGTAGGCACGGCACCTTCGACCCGCTCTACGCCTCTACCCACGATATGTTCGGCGGGATCATGGACCGTGTGACTTGGATGAACGTGCGCTCGGCGGGCGTGCGCCTGCGGGCGAAGCCCACCGCGAAGCTCACCGTGGGCGTCGAGGCCCACCGCTACTGGCTGGCCGAGGAGAAGGACGCCTGGTACACCACGGGCAAGAAAGCCGCGCGGCGCGACAAGGCCGGCAAGTCGGGCGACGACATCGGCTGCGAGATCGGCTGCTGTGCGAAGTACGCCGTGAACAAGCGACTTGAGGTGGAGGGCGGCGTCGCGCGCTTCTTCCCCGGCGCCTTCGCCGACCGCACCGGGCCGAGCGACACCGCCGAGTTCTGCTACCTGATGACCGTGCTGAAGTTCTGA
- a CDS encoding type II secretion system protein, producing MTAGRKRAFTLIELLVVMGVIAVLTTLLLPALHRARASTHALGCKANLSQLGQALALYLEDWDGFIPRRGQGEQKLAVINRMSDWFNCLPPYAGLPPYWQMAVEGRRPREGEHSVLVCPMATDPGWLYFLPYAMNIYVSPWIRPAPHRLSEMPYPSQTVFMADAHGAYSATAPSKKEYSVVARHQGKANLVFLDHHVESFQGVYVGCGVGDPRRSDVRWETGTGGINQPPLP from the coding sequence ATGACGGCGGGCAGAAAGCGCGCCTTCACCCTCATCGAACTGCTCGTGGTCATGGGCGTGATCGCCGTCCTTACCACGTTGCTGCTGCCGGCGCTGCACCGGGCCCGCGCCAGCACCCACGCCCTCGGGTGCAAGGCCAACCTCTCCCAGCTTGGCCAGGCGCTTGCCCTCTACCTGGAGGACTGGGACGGCTTCATCCCTCGCCGCGGCCAGGGCGAGCAGAAGCTCGCCGTGATCAACCGAATGTCGGACTGGTTCAACTGCCTGCCTCCCTACGCCGGGCTGCCGCCGTACTGGCAGATGGCCGTGGAGGGGCGACGGCCACGGGAGGGCGAGCACTCGGTGCTCGTGTGCCCCATGGCCACGGACCCCGGGTGGCTGTACTTCCTGCCCTACGCGATGAACATCTACGTCTCGCCCTGGATCCGCCCTGCGCCGCATCGCCTGAGCGAGATGCCCTACCCATCCCAGACCGTGTTCATGGCCGACGCGCACGGCGCCTACTCCGCCACCGCGCCGTCGAAGAAGGAGTACAGCGTCGTGGCGCGCCATCAGGGCAAGGCCAATCTCGTGTTCCTGGACCATCACGTCGAGTCATTCCAGGGCGTCTACGTCGGCTGCGGCGTAGGAGACCCGCGCCGCAGCGACGTGCGCTGGGAGACCGGCACCGGCGGCATCAACCAGCCCCCCCTGCCATGA
- a CDS encoding PEP-CTERM sorting domain-containing protein, which yields MRRLLIGLWLSVLSGAVWAVPITISITPTADAFVRSEAPASNYGLAGGLSVSGSAAVNASGQQRGLLNTFMRFDLSAFVAAMDAAFGAGGWQLEDAVLDLTEQGTPNNPIFNRGIGQFEVRWLANDAWAEGTGTPNAPTADGVTYSSGLLLLQPALDMSLGLFTNLGVDGPLSLTLSLPEAFVDDILAAGPVSLFLTAASDTVGFTFNARDIPLPRLPPVLRLTADAAPAAIPEPASVAIFSLGLAAAGLRRRRN from the coding sequence ATGCGACGCCTCCTGATCGGCTTGTGGCTCTCAGTTCTCAGCGGAGCCGTGTGGGCGGTGCCTATCACGATCTCGATCACGCCGACGGCGGACGCGTTCGTGCGTTCGGAAGCGCCGGCCAGCAACTACGGGCTGGCGGGCGGCCTCTCGGTCTCGGGCTCGGCCGCCGTGAACGCCTCGGGGCAGCAGCGCGGGCTGCTCAACACCTTCATGCGTTTCGATCTCTCTGCCTTTGTGGCGGCCATGGACGCGGCCTTCGGCGCCGGAGGCTGGCAGCTCGAGGACGCCGTCCTGGACCTTACCGAACAGGGCACCCCCAACAACCCTATCTTCAATCGCGGCATCGGGCAGTTCGAGGTGCGCTGGCTGGCGAACGACGCCTGGGCCGAGGGCACCGGCACGCCCAACGCGCCCACCGCCGACGGCGTAACCTACTCGTCCGGGCTGCTGCTGCTTCAGCCCGCGCTGGACATGTCGCTGGGCCTCTTCACCAACCTCGGCGTGGACGGCCCCCTCTCGCTCACCCTGAGTCTGCCGGAGGCGTTTGTGGACGACATTCTCGCGGCGGGGCCGGTGAGCCTGTTCCTCACCGCGGCGAGCGACACGGTGGGCTTCACCTTCAACGCGCGCGACATTCCGCTGCCGCGCCTGCCGCCCGTGTTGCGGCTTACCGCCGACGCCGCGCCCGCGGCCATTCCCGAGCCGGCGTCCGTGGCCATCTTCTCCCTAGGGCTGGCGGCGGCCGGCCTGCGGCGGCGAAGGAACTGA